Below is a window of Schistocerca cancellata isolate TAMUIC-IGC-003103 chromosome 4, iqSchCanc2.1, whole genome shotgun sequence DNA.
TGGAACCATCTGTTCCAGCTTTCTCTGGACCTTTAATCCATGATTTCCCCGAGTCGCTGTCTCCAGGTTCCATTATCCCAAGAATCCCCGGGCCTCCTCCATCACCTCAAAAATCACCATCGACACTCTCAGCTCCAACTACTCCTCGATATGGTGAACCGTACTCTCCATTAACACCGAAATTTCCAGAAGCCCCAGTTATTCCAAAAATACCTGGTCCTCCTCCATCTCCTAAAGTTTCCAGACCGTCGACTCCTAAAGCAAAAGAACCACCTTCCCCAAAATTTTCTGAAGCTTCTATAATTCCAAAGATTCCAGGCCCACCTGTTTCACCCAAACACTCCCGTCCGACTACTCCAAAACAGAACGAAGGGATACTGATGGACACTTCTAAACCTTCAGTACTGCAGCTGTCACAGGGTCATTCTCGCCCAGCATCACCACTCTTGAACGAGTTGTCTACGAAAGAAATAACAAAGAGTCCAAAATTAAGAGATCCACCAGCTTCACCGAGATCACCACAAAGAAGCGTGAAAAAGCCACCGGATGAATCAATGCCAATTGATGAAGAACTTAACATAGTCATTCCGCCTACAGTAGCTGAGCATCCGCAGCCACCAAATCAGCTGTCTGTCGTATGTGACATATATGAGTCACCCAAGAGTTCTCCAGTTCGTAAGCCTTCAGTGAAACGACCACTCCAGCGGTGTTTGACTCTTCCGACAAAAGAGCGCGATGACTCAGAGTCGCTTCTAGCAACAATGCCAGAAAAAATTGTAGAAGATCCTGGTAAGATACCAGAAAGTGAGTCCTTCGACCAAGAGGAGAACAGAGACACAGTTGCTGATGGTTGTCTGCCTACACGACCGACCCTGTTCGACCTGCGACCGCGACCGAAGTTAAAGACCCAATGGTCGATGGACGACAGCCGGTCAAACAGAGTACCTGCAGGCGTCCCCTCAATGAAGCCAGCGGAGAAGCGCAGGCGATTTTTCATGCGTAAGCAGACCAACTCTGCTCCTGACTCTTTTGAGGGTCCCGGCCATCTCAGTATTAAACCGAAAGAGCATCACTCAGTCAGCTTCTGTTTGGGCAGCGTGAGGAAGTGTAGAGGATCTGACAGCTCCATACAGCCGCCTACACTTCCAACAATAAGTAAGTACGCTTTACAGTCTCTATCCGAAATTAATACTGTATTTGTCCAGTGATTCATAAGGCTGTACCTGCTTCATGTTCCCTTCTTGAAGATTTGAACTATACTGACATAGTGACTGACTAATAGTTTTTCATTCTCAATACGTGTTCATTCACTAATACCGTAAGAAGTCGTATATAATTTTGCGACTTATGTAAATATTGTGCTCCATGATTAGGTTATAAGCTTAGAGAATAATTTGGGAATGCCTCAAATTATTTTCGTCGCCTTCCTCTAACTGCTAAAGCATGTAATTTATCAGTAACTGTAATTTTATACGAGTATGATCAGTGCTTGTCAGTTATTGTGCAATATCTTTGTTACCATGATTCAGTTACAAAATTAAACGAAGTCGATGAAAAGTGGTATCGACATCCACCACACACGGTAACGTGGCTTgtttggtgtagatgtagatgtggattattCCTGTCAATTGCTACTAAAGATCGTCAGTTACCTATAATTTCTTAGAAACTTTATCAACTGCGTCATTTGCTTAAGTTCCATTAACACTGCAGAGACATGTGGGATTTACTTTGGAACTCCGGTACACAGACTGAAGAGTATGAAAAGTAATGTACCATTCTATGACACTGCCATGCGACACAGTGTTAAAAACGCTTTCCGTTATTAGGGTTTCCAGCGCTGGTCCTTATGAAATGCTGACTGTGAAACACTGCGTATAATGCAGATGTCAGTCAAGTGagaaaggaaaaatataataaCTTCATGTAAATCACTGAATGTATTGCCGTTTTAATGTTGTTGATTTACTGACATGCAGTTCTCCGTCCAGACCCTCTCATAATATTGCGTGCCACATTTTCATGGACAGTGGTTTTCAAAGCTCATATTTGGTATGCGGACTGCTCAGATATTTACGTGGCCAGTCACGATAGAAATGAAGTACATAGTGCAGAGTGATTATAAATCAGACTTTAATTGTGAAATGGCAAATAAGTTACAGAAATTTTTGATAccgcactgaatgcagtatatgttctagttttattaataaatgttcaatgtggctaccTTTAGTAACACGACTATGTCCCGTCTGTaatcaaaaaacatttaccttaggcGAGTCCTGTACATGTTCGA
It encodes the following:
- the LOC126184468 gene encoding uncharacterized protein LOC126184468, with protein sequence MEPSVPAFSGPLIHDFPESLSPGSIIPRIPGPPPSPQKSPSTLSAPTTPRYGEPYSPLTPKFPEAPVIPKIPGPPPSPKVSRPSTPKAKEPPSPKFSEASIIPKIPGPPVSPKHSRPTTPKQNEGILMDTSKPSVLQLSQGHSRPASPLLNELSTKEITKSPKLRDPPASPRSPQRSVKKPPDESMPIDEELNIVIPPTVAEHPQPPNQLSVVCDIYESPKSSPVRKPSVKRPLQRCLTLPTKERDDSESLLATMPEKIVEDPGKIPESESFDQEENRDTVADGCLPTRPTLFDLRPRPKLKTQWSMDDSRSNRVPAGVPSMKPAEKRRRFFMRKQTNSAPDSFEGPGHLSIKPKEHHSVSFCLGSVRKCRGSDSSIQPPTLPTIKLEPELGVEHLADLRYPDGDPPCHFCCQQTSTSIHDENRLKIVSGGLVRSRDGSRDDTGTHYMNLPSPNVQHEGNQETVFHSVPRGESQSELQQAQARPEAGSEEQEQPPPASALTRRRALVPPKLITDSVDDRRLSAGSDNSQRTRRSSIVVIPPMQICPGDLLVYSKVLTNRNNLLDIDGSTTSLAVSDTGTDSKRRPWSMNIPQSWLLHGSAEDINRPEFPSGSLRRQKRIRYRSATTLDGVNSRKGKNTWSLLRLFERSSRGKSGSICGLEEVLNCLQRIDFDDEQLSRFRGMCWSEFVQYCEKKEKAGSGSGTRAE